The window CATTTTTTTTATCTTTCATGAATTATTCTTAACGTAGCACAAGACTATAAACGATAATATTTAGAATAAATAATTATTTATGTTAAACGACAAAAGTAAGCAATTGACAGTATGCAGTTGGCAAAAATTTATTATACTTCGACTTTGTTCAGCATATACTTTGCTTACTGCCAATTGTCTATTGTCAACTTGCTGATAGTAAAACACATAAGGCTCGTTTTTATAAAAAAGTTTGTTAAAAAAACAAGTTTTTACAGAGTAATAATATAATAATGAAAAAAATAGCAATATTTGCTTCCGGTTCGGGCACAAATGCACAAAATATAACTGAACATTTCAAAAACAACAAGAGAATTAATGTTGAAATAATTCTTTCTAATAATACTAAAGCAGAGGTTCTTGAAAGGGCAGAAGAATTAAATGTTCCGTCCATAATATTTACAAAGAAACAATTTTATGAAACAGATGTTGTTAAAAATGTACTAATTAAAAAAGAAATTGACTTAATTGTACTTGCCGGTTTTTTATGGTTGGTCCCAGAAAGCATGCTTAATTCTTTCCCCAAAAAGATAATTAATATTCATCCTGCATTATTGCCAAAATATGGCGGAAAAAATATGTATGGAATTAAAGTGCATGAAGCCGTTTTAAATAATAATGAAAAAGATTCAGGAATTACAATACATTATGTTAATAAAGAATATGATAAAGGAGATATTATTTTTCAGAAAAAATGCAAAATCGGAATATATAATACCCCAGGAATGTTAGAAGAGAAATTACGTTCTTTAGAACACGAATATTTCCCTAAAGTAATTGAAAAATTACTTTCATAAAATTAATTTATGAAAGTATGACTATTTTATCTATAAATAGTATTAAATTTGTTAATCATCAGGAATTAAATTAATATTTTTAATATGGACAGAGAAGATGTTATAGAGTTTGTTAAATCATTTGATGTTGAAAAAACAATTAACTTAGACCTTTCAAACAAAGATATTAGAGAATTACCACCTCAAATAGGAAATTTATGTAATCTTGAACATCTTGATTTAAGTTATAATTACATCGAAAAATTACCGATAGAAATAGGAAAACTTACTAAGCTAAAAACACTTCTTTTACTAAGAAACGAAATTTCTGAAATACCCAAACAAATAGGTATGCTCACTGATTTAACACTTCTTGATGTAAGTCATAACCGTTTTACTGAATTCCCACATGAAATTAGCAATCTTGTAAACCTTAAAACATTAGATGCAAGTTATGGTGAAATAAAAATCCTTCCACTTGAATTTATTGAATTATTAAGCTTAAAAGAATTATATCTTGAGGAAAACTGCTTTGAGTTTCCTCCTGCAAAAGTTGTTAAACGCGGGTTATATGCAACAATGCATTTTCTTACTTCAGAAAAAAAGAAAAAAGATGCAGCCCAAGTAATTATTCAGGTTTTTAATATGCCCGAAAAAATCCAAACACCTTTTAAACAATATATTGATTATTTTAATGATATGATTTCTTCTGTTAATGAAGAGGATGTTAAATTTGATGTTAATTTCATTAAACAGGATATTCAACCGGAAATTGAATTAAAAGTAGATGTTGAAAATTATTTATATGATTTCCTTAAAGTAATCAGAGATAAAATTAACAATTTAAAACCCGATTCTCCGGAATCTGCAAAATTAAGCCTGATTGATATCCAGGTTGCTGAATTGAGAAAACAAATTTATCAATTTAATGATTCTCTTGATAATAAAATGAAGGAAATTCAAACAATCCGTGAACAAATGACTAACTTCTATAAGTTATTATCAAAAGAAAACGAAAAATAAAGTAAGCGTTCACAGTTAAAAATATGAAATTTAAAGTCCCAAATTCCAAGCCCCAAGTCCCAAATTTCAAGGAAAAAAGAACATAAATGTATAAAAAAAATGATCTTTGCGAAAGA of the Bacteroidales bacterium genome contains:
- a CDS encoding phosphoribosylglycinamide formyltransferase; this translates as MKKIAIFASGSGTNAQNITEHFKNNKRINVEIILSNNTKAEVLERAEELNVPSIIFTKKQFYETDVVKNVLIKKEIDLIVLAGFLWLVPESMLNSFPKKIINIHPALLPKYGGKNMYGIKVHEAVLNNNEKDSGITIHYVNKEYDKGDIIFQKKCKIGIYNTPGMLEEKLRSLEHEYFPKVIEKLLS
- a CDS encoding leucine-rich repeat domain-containing protein, producing the protein MDREDVIEFVKSFDVEKTINLDLSNKDIRELPPQIGNLCNLEHLDLSYNYIEKLPIEIGKLTKLKTLLLLRNEISEIPKQIGMLTDLTLLDVSHNRFTEFPHEISNLVNLKTLDASYGEIKILPLEFIELLSLKELYLEENCFEFPPAKVVKRGLYATMHFLTSEKKKKDAAQVIIQVFNMPEKIQTPFKQYIDYFNDMISSVNEEDVKFDVNFIKQDIQPEIELKVDVENYLYDFLKVIRDKINNLKPDSPESAKLSLIDIQVAELRKQIYQFNDSLDNKMKEIQTIREQMTNFYKLLSKENEK